The DNA region TGTTCGTTTCGTTTCGGGCCTGGTACAAGGTTAGTGTTTGCAAATTCCGAAAttgtaattgaaattgaaattgtgtaTACGTACCCGTATCGGATTCATGGTTGTTGTTTAAAATCAATCGAATGACAGGATGAATGTCGACCCTGAACTTGACGATGGTGGTCTTCGATTCAGTGATCAGCAGTTTTCTTCAGATCAAGATGTCTGCCCAGAAGTTGATGGGTAAATTAAGTTTAGAGTCGAGCTCTCaaaaatcttcatcttctttatcATACTAATTTGGGTTGTCGTTGATTGTTTTGCCATCATTCTTGTAGATTGGGTCAGTTCAAACCTAGTAATTGACTCAAAGATCTACAAGTGGTGAGGCCAACGATAAGGTACGTACATATATTGTGTGTCTTTTTAAATTGTACGAGATAACTGAGGTGTATGTTGTATGGCTAAAAACTGGGTCAATGGATACCCAATGCTTTAAGGTAGAGGTTAAATCCAGTTAGAATAAGCGATGTGAGCTATGGTAGGTTAAATTGGACATAGCAAAGCAATTGGTTtgaaacaattttatttttgtgttggtGGATGAGTTCTGGGTTACATTTTTGAATCCTGGTTCTGTGTGGGTTGTTATTTTGCCACATGTGGTTCTCAGATTGAACTGGTGAAAATAGCAGGGCAGCGGTTTTCATCAGCTCTTAGGTAAAACCAAGTCTGCAGGGGCTGATAGATTTGTAGTTGGTGTTTGGAGTACTGAGAGATATGAGCTGATGAACACTGGTGTGATGCTAATTTGAGGAACCCATTTATTTGTTGTTACTATCTATGGTGTAGTGCACTTGATGTTTCCGTTCCCTTCACCTATACTCATTTGGGTTCAGGCATTTTAAAGAATGAGATATGTTCTGTGACATATGGAGCATGAAATTCTGACCATAATATTGTTGGGTATAATGATTTGATGAGCATCTAGTGAAACTTATTGAAGGTTGTTATGTCTGTTGTCAGAAAATAGGGCCTGTGTAAGAATGATGATCTGTAACTGTGTTAGGTCTTAATGTGTTGTTCTGAGATGCATATATTTGTGAATGAAACTTTTGTACAAGCCGTTGTCCTCGAGTATTCTCTTACCTGCTTGACAAATAAGATTATCAAATGCTTCATGGGGTAGTAACAAGACAACATTCATGGTTATGATATTCAGTTGTGGTTTTAGAATAGTAGGTAGCTTGTGCGTATTATGATTCCTATTGCAGGTTTTGCGATGCCAGTTATTGGATATGAAAGCACTTAAATTGGTGAGAACGTTTCAGTATCATAACTCTATTCAATTGGATTATCAGGTGTGAAAAAAACTTCAGTACCCTAGTTCCTTTTTATCTGTAATCAAACCAAAGGCATAACTGAACTTAGCACTATATGTTTGCCGGGTTTCAAGCTTTCATTGTGTGGATCAGTGGATGTTAGCTTAAGCAATCATAGCTCTTTTCAGTGTCAATATCAAAATGATGagagtttcttttttcataggacataaaaccctaaattgcTTAAATGCACTTTCTTGCATTGGAAGACTTTACAGAACAAGTTTTACTCATGATTCAGTCCTTACAATCTtagtatttttcttatttatcaGCATCACTATTCTCATTAGTCATCTATATGAGAAAGCGTGAGGGTGGGTATGTATTTTACTGTAACTGAGGAATATGAGTAAAGCTTGAGGTTGAGTATGTTTGAGGTTCAGAATCTTGTAGCAGTGGTTAGAAGGATTGGTAGTGTAAGGAGGAAATTTGATAGGAAATATGAACTGAAGTATGATATTAAGATGTATGTACGACTACAGGGCGTTCATGACTACATTGCACTTTTAATTCTCTTTTGGGATAGAAAACCAATATGCTGAGGCCAAGTTCTATGTCACCCAATGACCATACATCTTGAGTGGAAGAGTGGTTTAGTAGTAATGAGAACCCATATGGATAGTGACTTCTCAGTAACCAGCAACCCTTTGGGTGAATAAGGAGTCGTGTAGCTGTCCCAATTACTTGATTAAGCACTAGTTCAGGTGTCTTATCTATCCTCCCTCCCTCACCTCTTAGTTTTAGACCCAATCAATATGACTTAAATTTGAAGGCATGACGGTTAATTGGAAGCATGACGGTTAATTGCTATGATGTCAATTTGAACTTCATTGTTCACATTATATGTAGATGACTATTTTTGTTATGATTGGTGTCAGTTCAACTAAGGTTTGGTTCTCAGAATAAGAACTAACCAACCTAACACAATGTGTGCAGGTACCCTATCATAGAAGAGTTGCAGCTGTGGGATGAAATTCttgttgtttatatattgatgCGTTCGTAATCTATTCTATTATACATTTTAAGATGCAATATAAAGTATATGAAAGGTGCCAACTGGCTTTTGTGTATAGATATATGAATTTAACAACATATAGAACATTAAAAATGTGTATCGAGTAATGATTTATGCCATAGTACCTTCAATGCATACATGTCTCATTTATTTACCTGTAGCATGATGTTGAGACTGTTGCATTCTTTTGCATACAGATCTCATTTATTTATGAACCAGAATTGTCAAGCAGGGTACTCTCAATTTAGTTCAGGGAATGACTCCATGTCTCAGATTTGGTGCACTTACCTATTTGGTACCTTGTCTTTATCATAATTTGGGCAAATCTGAACAGCGAACTGCATATTCCCTGACTACATGGCACATGGTACACATAAAGAATGTTGATACGTTTAGGGTAACCCCAACTGGACTGACCATTTTGACATGCATACGACATTCTCGTGTAAGAAATTGACTATTGAGTCCATTTGAAATTTAGCAGACATAGCTTATAAGTCCATTTGAAATTTAGCAGAAACATAACTATAAAGATGACAGAATCTCAAGAGACCATGAACCTACGAAATCAGCAACATACAATTGTGAAGAGtacaaatcaaattgaaaaactaaaaatccaagTGATTGTCAACCAACGTCCACGACAGTCTTCCGCttctaatgtggtataacagTAACTTGTTTAATAACTAGCCTTCATAACCGCGCTTAGTGTGTGCAGAGGGATTTCCATCAAATTTTATCGAATTCGAAAACTTATTGGTTGATCAGAAATTAATAATCAACTATTAGTAGAGCTCAGGTCCTTGaccaaaacccacaaacaCAAAGGTTTGATACAAATTAAAGCAAGTAAAGAGTAGCCTGGAAGATCTATCAAAACAATGCTAACAAAGTTTTACTTTAATTCATCAAAGTGAATTCCTTCACAGTAGCTACAGCTGTATTGATGACCGAGTGATGATAGTGAGTGAATCTCCTCTCAATATTGCTTTCTCTTAAGGTGCTTTTTATGGTCTTTAACAGAAGATTggtcaaaagaaaatgacctGTATATTGGATGTAAATATCAGTATTAACCAAAACACTGatcaaaaaatttgaagaaccATTTCCATTTCACCATAACTATTATCAATGAAAAGATGGATTGCGAACATTAAATAGTTTTCACATTATGAAGCTCTGAACACAATTCTCATAAAACAGGGAATAATAATTCCAGCTACAGCACAATTGTAAAACTACGATTCCACAGCAACACTACAAACACAAATCACATTCACTGATTCCAGTCATTCCACACAAACAATCGATATTGCATAATACCAACACATAACTGGAAACAAAGAACCTGAGGAGAAATTAACTCATAGTCAAATGCACTTTTTCACAACAGGGCaggaacatatatacatattgaaCATTCAGCATAAAAAGTATGAAACATATAGCGATGATTGCTAATGAGATGATTATACATACTAAACACTCAGATATGTGCAGATAGTGATGATTATACATATTAAACACTGAGATAATTGCATATATCAGAAACTGACATTAAAAGCCAATTCTAAATGACAACTAATGATAGCATCAATAAAAATGACAACAGATGaggagaaatgaaattagacTCTTCTGAAGGCCTTTTCCATGCATTTGATGTAAATCATGAAATTGGATAATCTAAAGCAAACAGTTCTCACATTTCATTTAAAATCACAAATGCTACAAACTTCATAAAGAATAATTAGTTACTCTTGTACAGGCAATTATATGGTCTATATGAGGTTCTTTATGGTCTGTATGACACTTGTACATAACAATTGTTAGATTAATCTTCATAAAGCACAGTTGTTATGCGCTTATACAAATGCATTCCTTTTCAAACCTAATTCTTTCCCTCTTACTGACATAGAATGCTTGACAATTCCAAATGAAGCCAAAACCTTAGTAAAAAGAGGATATGAAAACCTGACAATTCCAAATCAACTATTTTGATGCTCTGAACTGGTTCTCGCATATTTGGTGCTCAAAACTTACAGTCAGTTTTGTTATCCCATTATAGGAATCTATTTCTATTTGGTCCAAATGCATCTTATCAGCAAGTGAAATCGATTCCCTTCTCAATAAGTATGCCTATTAGAGATCACATAACTAAAGTTAAGTTTTGGCAAGTAATTGTATGTTAACTAATTCAGCCATTCCATTTCGTTgcctcatatacatattaccTTTCAGCATTCTAGATCAAAAGGAAGTTTGATTGAGATCTATTGCTCTCATTTGCACTACATAACCACTACCTCTGCAACTAACTCATCTAACAACGACTTCTCTACTTCCCTACCTATTATTGCAAAGGCAACATCGTTCAGATTTTAAATCCGACTACCAAATTGGGTTCTAAGCTTTTGGCTTCACATTAGTGCTAAATCATGAACTTCATCTTGTCTACTTAACTAAGTTGAGCTAATGGAAAAATGAATCACCAAACATGAATGGATATCCATCAAGAAAGTTAGGCACATCATATAGACTTATAGAGTAGGACTCAATGTACGTTTTATTGAATTCTGTAATTGAATTCTGGAGGACAGATTGTACTTCCACAAAAGTTTGACTATTACAGTATTACACCACTTCTTGTATTGCAGATTAGACCATATGGATAATATGGCACAAGTCTACACAACTACACCATAATTTGTCTGCAACAATATTGCtttttcaaattgaaatattTTCCTTATGGCCtagaaaattttgtttgctATTAAATTTATTCCACAATAAGATCAAATTCACATACATCATCAATTAAGATTTTCACACTATAGCACCAAAACTGTAATCACATctaaacaattaaaaataaaaataaaaaacaaacaacaccagCAGAGAAAAAACTCTGTTTGGCTactgaggaaaaaaaatgcaggAAAACAGAAGGGGATCAACTCACAAAAGGTGCAAACTCAGAAACAACATATACCAATTGCGCTAATTTCAACGTCATCAAATAAAACTTATGAAACATACAAATCAAGCATTTACTAAATAAAGGCCCTAAAAATGAAGAGAACGGAGTTTACCGATTCTAGGGTCAGTATCCATTATCAAGTGAGCAGAGGAATGAAAATGGAATCATTACCTGACCTTCAATCGGATTTCCAAAACCTGCAGTTTCATGTTCAGGTCCTCAACAGTAAGTCTCACCTGACAAACCAACATGCATCCACTAATAACTACGAAGTCCAAAAAGCAAGCAATACCCAGATGAGAGAAGACACAGAGTAAGACTAAACATACTCGGTTCTCTTTTCCAAAGCCAATCAATTTCATGGCTAAGCTACTAACTCTAGTATCTAATTGAATCAATTATCTAACTGACGAAGTCATTTTCAAGCAGAGTATACCAACTGTGTAAAAACCCAGATATCAAAATTCAGATTGAGAAGCAATACCTTGAAAATCACCAAACCCAACTAAACCCATCAAATTGCAGCACCCTACCAATAGGAAAAAGTGAGAAATTGCAGCCCAGGTCGCAAAGCAACAACACAACctgaaaagcaaacaaaaaataatccTCAGATCAATAACCAACCCAGCTAAGAAGCACCTCTTATGCTTATGATATACACAATCTGAACCCTAatcacaaaaccaaagaagcaATCAGAGTCTCAGTTTTAGATCGACCCGTTCCGATAAAACCGTAacagaaaccaaattcatGTTACAATCGGCGAAAAATTGCT from Fragaria vesca subsp. vesca unplaced genomic scaffold, FraVesHawaii_1.0 scf0513160_u, whole genome shotgun sequence includes:
- the LOC101297113 gene encoding uncharacterized protein LOC101297113, which translates into the protein MCHIYVIWPQPEVQNPLPSFSQTSLLCLFSTLPEQLNKLNKSWAAAASLCSSLCKSSSSIQIWLCCCFATWAAISHFFLLVGCCNLMGLVGFGDFQGFGNPIEGHFLLTNLLLKTIKSTLRESNIERRFTHYHHSVINTAVATVKEFTLMN